In Spirochaeta thermophila DSM 6578, the following proteins share a genomic window:
- a CDS encoding VWA domain-containing protein: MVHEPVVVEIGELDFEGGMRDVGRGVWRREVEYERGRAVGVRPFGEGEAVRDVAVGTSLVAAAGEGVRRREGRLVPGVRRGHLRRWVRRRGALDVVVLVVDASASMGWGERMRVAKGAALWMLERAYLLRCRVAVVAFRGEGAEVVLPPTVSRELGKVRLARMPVGDATPLPAGLLEAARLVEAEGLRSPGTRATVVLISDGESNVPLRDGADSFSEAVGIVRALVGKGVRVVCVDAGMGEGRMAELARKGGADYRQLPRVPGALGAFVSDLVVSTDSTYGEHV, encoded by the coding sequence GTGGTCCACGAACCGGTAGTGGTGGAGATCGGGGAGCTGGACTTCGAGGGAGGGATGCGGGATGTGGGCCGGGGGGTGTGGAGGCGTGAGGTGGAGTATGAGCGGGGGCGGGCGGTGGGGGTGCGTCCGTTCGGGGAGGGGGAGGCGGTGCGGGATGTGGCGGTGGGGACGAGCCTGGTGGCGGCGGCGGGCGAGGGGGTTCGGAGGAGGGAGGGGAGGTTGGTGCCGGGGGTGAGGAGGGGGCACCTGCGGCGGTGGGTGCGGCGCAGGGGTGCGTTGGATGTGGTAGTGCTGGTGGTGGATGCGTCGGCGTCGATGGGGTGGGGCGAGCGGATGCGGGTGGCGAAGGGGGCGGCGCTCTGGATGCTGGAGCGAGCCTACCTGCTGCGCTGCAGGGTGGCGGTGGTGGCGTTCAGGGGGGAGGGGGCAGAGGTGGTGCTGCCTCCCACGGTGAGCAGGGAGCTCGGGAAGGTACGGCTCGCCCGGATGCCGGTGGGGGATGCCACGCCGCTTCCCGCAGGGCTTCTCGAGGCGGCCCGCTTGGTGGAGGCGGAGGGGCTCCGGTCACCGGGGACCCGCGCCACGGTGGTGCTCATCTCTGATGGTGAGAGCAACGTGCCCCTGCGGGACGGGGCGGACAGCTTCAGCGAGGCGGTGGGGATTGTGCGGGCCCTGGTGGGGAAGGGGGTGCGTGTGGTGTGTGTGGATGCGGGGATGGGGGAGGGGAGGATGGCCGAGCTCGCGCGGAAGGGTGGGGCGGACTACCGGCAGCTTCCCCGAGTTCCCGGTGCTCTTGGGGCCTTTGTGTCGGATCTCGTCGTATCGACGGATTCCACCTACGGAGAGCACGTATGA